From the Lancefieldella sp. Marseille-Q7238 genome, one window contains:
- a CDS encoding class II fructose-bisphosphate aldolase, with protein MLVNLRDICAIAEQNNMAIPSFNVPSMEALRAAIDAAEKTGYPVIIAHAEGHEPFAPLDKIGPTMVALAERSSTLVCVHLDHGENLSYLRRALEMGFNGVMYDGSYQPYEENVANSQRAADMCASFDAGLECELGSMGSREFGERDEGATAEESGAIYTDPAQALEFIQSTGLDILACSFGTVHGIYKGEPHLNFNVLNKIRKLSQTPLVMHGGSGVSDADYAKAINAGIRKINYYTYGVKYAGEAVEKLIGEKNGETVYWHDMTTTAYDRMLADFTHVIQVFANGANPVA; from the coding sequence ATGCTGGTAAATCTTCGCGATATCTGTGCCATTGCCGAGCAGAATAACATGGCAATTCCCTCCTTCAATGTGCCGAGTATGGAAGCGCTGCGTGCCGCGATCGACGCTGCCGAGAAGACCGGCTATCCCGTCATTATCGCCCATGCAGAAGGTCATGAGCCCTTCGCTCCTCTTGATAAGATCGGTCCTACAATGGTCGCCCTTGCGGAGCGCTCCAGCACTTTGGTCTGCGTGCATCTTGACCATGGAGAGAATCTCTCTTACCTGCGCCGAGCTCTTGAGATGGGCTTCAACGGCGTGATGTACGACGGCTCTTATCAACCCTACGAAGAAAACGTAGCGAACTCCCAGCGAGCCGCCGACATGTGCGCAAGCTTCGATGCCGGTCTTGAATGTGAGCTTGGCTCAATGGGCTCCCGTGAATTCGGAGAACGTGATGAAGGCGCCACAGCAGAGGAATCAGGCGCCATCTACACCGACCCCGCCCAAGCGCTTGAGTTCATCCAATCAACCGGTCTTGATATTCTCGCATGCTCATTCGGAACGGTTCACGGCATCTACAAAGGTGAACCGCACCTGAACTTTAATGTGCTCAATAAGATCAGAAAACTCTCTCAGACTCCGCTCGTCATGCACGGCGGCTCCGGCGTTTCCGACGCTGACTATGCTAAGGCCATCAATGCCGGTATCCGTAAAATCAACTACTACACCTATGGCGTGAAATATGCCGGTGAGGCTGTAGAAAAGCTCATTGGCGAGAAGAACGGCGAGACTGTCTATTGGCACGATATGACCACGACTGCCTACGATCGTATGCTTGCGGACTTCACTCATGTCATTCAGGTGTTTGCAAACGGAGCTAATCCGGTAGCATAA
- a CDS encoding PTS sugar transporter subunit IIA, whose amino-acid sequence MILKKELILLAVEAADSEEALRIVAQGFVDSGYAKDTYPGAIVDRERVFATGLPAPAFDIAIPHCDSEHVIKPGVGIATLKDPVAFHMMGDPETILHPKVLFMLALTEPHGQLEMLQKLIGVIQDAELLEKIAACNDADALYDLMAPVLG is encoded by the coding sequence ATGATTCTGAAGAAAGAACTTATTCTCCTTGCTGTTGAAGCCGCTGATTCTGAGGAAGCCCTGCGCATTGTCGCTCAGGGTTTTGTGGATAGTGGCTATGCGAAAGATACGTATCCCGGGGCCATTGTTGATCGTGAACGCGTATTTGCGACAGGGCTTCCCGCTCCTGCTTTTGATATTGCCATCCCGCATTGTGATAGTGAACATGTGATTAAGCCTGGCGTTGGTATTGCAACGTTAAAAGATCCTGTTGCATTTCACATGATGGGGGATCCTGAAACCATCTTACATCCAAAAGTTCTTTTTATGCTTGCTCTTACCGAGCCTCATGGTCAGCTTGAGATGCTTCAGAAACTTATCGGAGTCATTCAGGATGCCGAGCTTCTTGAGAAGATTGCCGCTTGCAATGATGCTGATGCGCTGTACGATCTTATGGCTCCCGTGCTGGGATGA
- a CDS encoding DeoR/GlpR family DNA-binding transcription regulator, which yields MRKSDAEVTSRRERIASILENIGRISITELSLQLDVSPLTIRRDLDYLEEEGIASRHHGYATLKNPYGRPSGSKQIRANRAISYEAAKHVKDGDCILLNTSSVALSILSWITAQDVTVITNNGKALLLNDNPPYTIILTGGEIRPPRSSMTGEVAMSCIEKVSATKCFLGCTGISVNYGLTSATSPEPSINTLMMEHSQKRYIVADSTKIGVTSNFQFGSIDEVDCLITDTGAPLKELDDFRESGVKKIITVDSSLVLK from the coding sequence ATGAGAAAGAGTGACGCTGAAGTAACAAGTCGCCGTGAGCGAATCGCTTCCATCCTTGAAAACATAGGGCGAATCAGTATCACTGAACTTTCGCTCCAGCTTGATGTTTCCCCGCTTACTATAAGGCGCGATCTGGACTATCTAGAGGAAGAAGGCATTGCCAGCAGACACCATGGTTATGCAACTCTTAAAAATCCCTACGGGCGCCCCTCGGGATCAAAACAAATCAGAGCTAATCGAGCCATTTCCTATGAAGCGGCTAAACATGTCAAAGACGGAGACTGTATTCTCTTGAATACCAGTTCTGTTGCGCTGAGCATTCTAAGCTGGATTACAGCTCAGGATGTTACCGTCATAACCAATAACGGTAAGGCACTTCTTTTGAACGACAATCCTCCGTATACGATTATTTTGACCGGAGGAGAAATCCGTCCTCCCCGCTCTTCTATGACAGGCGAAGTGGCTATGAGCTGTATCGAAAAGGTATCGGCAACAAAATGTTTTCTGGGGTGTACTGGAATTTCAGTAAATTATGGACTGACCTCTGCAACTTCACCGGAGCCGTCAATTAACACGCTAATGATGGAGCACTCTCAGAAACGATACATCGTTGCAGACTCCACTAAAATCGGAGTAACCTCAAACTTTCAATTTGGGTCAATTGATGAAGTTGACTGTCTCATCACCGATACAGGCGCGCCACTTAAAGAGCTCGATGATTTTCGCGAATCCGGAGTAAAAAAGATTATCACTGTCGATTCATCCCTCGTTCTAAAATAA
- a CDS encoding PTS sugar transporter subunit IIA, with protein sequence MLSDLLSKELVQLDVDAADWEDAIKKATQPLVDNKKVTVDYVNDIIKGVHDLGPYIVITEHVALPHARPESGALEPAVGITILKNPVEFGSTDNDPVKFLFPLAAKDSESHLGALQSLVELLSDPDFFVQLEAAKTAEEIVALVNQKEGRL encoded by the coding sequence ATGTTGAGCGATCTTTTATCGAAGGAATTGGTTCAGCTGGATGTTGACGCCGCTGACTGGGAAGATGCCATTAAAAAAGCAACTCAGCCGTTGGTGGACAACAAAAAAGTAACGGTTGATTATGTCAACGACATAATCAAAGGCGTTCATGATCTCGGTCCCTATATTGTTATTACAGAACACGTTGCCCTTCCGCACGCTCGCCCGGAATCCGGCGCTCTTGAACCGGCCGTGGGAATTACGATATTAAAAAATCCCGTGGAATTCGGTAGCACAGATAACGATCCCGTCAAATTCCTTTTTCCGCTTGCCGCAAAAGATAGCGAAAGTCATTTGGGAGCCCTTCAGTCGTTAGTTGAATTGCTTTCAGATCCGGATTTCTTTGTTCAGCTTGAGGCTGCAAAAACAGCTGAAGAGATAGTAGCGCTCGTAAACCAAAAGGAAGGAAGGCTGTAA
- a CDS encoding PTS sugar transporter subunit IIB — translation MAKTYHALVCCRAGMGSSMMLKIKVDQVIKENNFPVETEHGNLDSLIGFNGDLVITMSDLTDELNADPRVPSAIGITNIVDKNEMKEKLGTWLAEHAE, via the coding sequence ATGGCAAAGACGTATCATGCACTCGTATGTTGCCGCGCCGGTATGGGATCTTCGATGATGCTTAAAATCAAAGTCGATCAGGTAATCAAAGAAAATAATTTTCCTGTTGAGACGGAGCACGGCAATCTCGATTCCCTCATTGGGTTTAACGGAGATCTCGTTATCACTATGTCCGATCTTACGGATGAGCTTAATGCCGATCCCCGCGTTCCGTCTGCAATTGGCATTACCAATATTGTCGATAAGAATGAAATGAAAGAAAAACTGGGCACGTGGCTTGCTGAGCATGCTGAGTAA
- a CDS encoding PTS ascorbate transporter subunit IIC → MLNAILMQLRDTAVIMGIIALVGLLLQKKSAVDVFSGTVKTIIGFMIFNIGSSAMSSQVNIFSDMFSRAFSVHGVVTQVEVATALALNTYGTEVAMVMVLGFIMNLVVARFTKFKAVFLTGQHFLYFSCVLALVFIALGLPMAVTVILGGVILGFCGAALPSLCQPFVNKLVGADNIAIGHFNCIGYAFSGYVGKLFQKKNEVEAGSDDAAANLPEFFKLFKDFVFSVALFMIVLFYVVTIACYATGHFGDTLANGKSFMSYFGNDIWWVWPFLAGLQFAAGMSVLIYGVRQFIAEITAAFVGISEKLIPDARPAVDCPAIFPFAPNAVIIGFIGSFLGGLVAMAAMVFFHSETIMIPAAGICFFSGGTCGVCGYAYGGWRGALLGSFLVGIFLTAGPLVLYPAFAQLGIAEASFPNVDYNIVGSILYGIGHAIGLA, encoded by the coding sequence ATGCTTAATGCAATCCTTATGCAGCTGAGAGACACTGCCGTTATCATGGGTATCATTGCCCTCGTAGGTCTTTTGCTGCAAAAGAAGTCCGCTGTGGACGTCTTTTCTGGTACGGTAAAAACCATTATTGGCTTTATGATTTTCAATATTGGTTCAAGTGCAATGTCCTCACAGGTGAATATATTTTCCGATATGTTCAGCCGCGCGTTTTCTGTTCACGGTGTTGTAACGCAGGTCGAAGTTGCGACTGCGCTTGCCCTTAATACGTACGGCACCGAAGTGGCAATGGTCATGGTCCTTGGCTTCATTATGAACTTGGTCGTTGCTCGCTTTACGAAATTCAAGGCCGTCTTCCTTACCGGCCAGCACTTCCTTTACTTTTCTTGCGTGCTTGCTTTGGTATTCATTGCTCTTGGTTTGCCAATGGCTGTCACGGTTATTCTTGGTGGTGTTATTCTCGGTTTCTGCGGCGCGGCGCTGCCATCGCTTTGTCAGCCTTTCGTAAACAAACTTGTAGGAGCTGACAATATCGCAATCGGCCACTTTAACTGCATTGGTTATGCCTTCTCTGGCTATGTAGGAAAGCTCTTTCAAAAGAAGAATGAAGTTGAAGCAGGGTCTGATGACGCAGCAGCTAATCTTCCAGAATTCTTCAAGCTTTTCAAAGACTTTGTTTTCTCCGTTGCCCTGTTCATGATTGTTTTGTTCTATGTAGTAACCATTGCCTGCTATGCAACAGGTCACTTTGGCGATACGCTTGCAAATGGTAAATCCTTCATGAGCTACTTCGGCAATGATATCTGGTGGGTCTGGCCTTTCCTTGCGGGTCTTCAGTTTGCTGCCGGCATGTCTGTGCTTATTTACGGTGTGCGTCAGTTTATTGCCGAGATTACTGCGGCATTCGTAGGCATTTCCGAAAAGCTCATTCCTGATGCGCGTCCTGCCGTTGACTGCCCGGCTATTTTCCCGTTTGCCCCCAATGCAGTTATTATCGGCTTTATCGGATCCTTCCTCGGTGGTCTTGTGGCAATGGCGGCTATGGTCTTCTTCCACAGTGAAACTATCATGATTCCCGCAGCTGGTATCTGCTTCTTCTCTGGAGGTACCTGTGGTGTCTGCGGCTATGCATACGGTGGCTGGCGTGGTGCTTTGCTCGGTTCGTTCCTGGTTGGTATATTCCTTACAGCCGGTCCGCTCGTTCTTTATCCGGCATTTGCTCAGCTTGGAATTGCAGAAGCATCGTTCCCCAACGTGGACTATAACATCGTTGGTTCCATTCTTTATGGAATTGGGCACGCTATCGGACTTGCCTAG